AATCTCGTGCTTTTCATCAAAACCGGATTTGTTAATGAAAACTCGTTGTGAAGCAGCCCCCGTAGCTTCAGCATGAGCAAATTTAAAGCCCTTTTCCGCTGCCATCTTCACCCCCTCATTGACCAGTGCAGCAGCAATCCCCTTCCCCCCATGCTCAGCAGAAACCGCCAGAAATTTGAAATTCATATACTCATTCTTGTTAATGGACTGATCCTGAAAGAAAGCTTTATTCAACGTGAACAACAATGACATCATCGCATCACTTTCTGCCTCATAGGCAAAACCCTTATCCCCCCAGGTATCAGCCAGATCACAAGCCAGCAAACTACCAATCAACTGACCGGTCTCAGAGCAACGAGCCAGCAGACCTGACGTTTCCTTTGCGCATTTCAGAGCCACATAAGCCAGATAATCTCTAAACTCCCTGTCGCTCATATCATCACTTTCTGCAACCACCAGAGAGCTGTTACTGAATGACTTAGCCACTACACTTGCTACTTCGTCAACGTACTGCTCAGTCAGTAGTTCTATGCTAAACGCCTGATACATCCTGCTACTCGCTATCATCATAAATACGGGAAGAGCCCCTCAAGGCAATGGCGGAATATTATGATGTTTCGGAAACCTACTTTAACCCTTATTTATACGGGTACTAAAAGTAGAACAACCTGCACTCAACTCGCTTTTGTGACCGCGCTTCAGGTATTTTTACCGACCAAAACCCTCAGCGAATACTTAGGCCAGATATTAAAGAGTGAAACCTCTGCTCAAAATACTTTTTTACCGATCTCTCATCAGACAGGAAAAAACTTGGTCGTTTTTATCAATTTATAAAAAACAACCACAACATACTTATGTAAGCAAACTGTCAGTAACCCTGATTATTCTCACAGCATTTACCTGACACACAAATAAACAAAGATAATCAAAACACACAATGATAGCGCCAAACCCACTTAAAAATATTGCCTTCCATCAAAACATACAAACAAAAATAACATCAAAAGTATTACGTATGAGCCCTGTCAGGGTTTTCACTCAACTGTAAATATTTCTTCAGCAAAATTGCTTTCGATCAACTTTTTATCCCTCCGGCCTGCTTATGATTCGCGACATCATTCACTGCTTTCTGCCTTTGCCGTGAGTAGAACTTCTTTGTCTACAAACCAAAACCAAAAACGACATCGGAGAATGTCCTATGACAAGCTTTTTGATATCGCTCGCCGTATTAATTGGAGGCTACTTCATCTACGGTAAACTTGTTGAACACTGGTTTGGTATCGAGCCTGATCGCAAGACACCCGCCGTCGAATTCGAAGACGGTGTCGATTTCGTTCCCCTTCCCTGGTACAAAATTTTTCTGATTCAATTCCTGAACATTGCCGGTCTGGGCCCAATTTTCGGTGCCATTATGGGTGCCCTTTACGGTCCTGCAGCTTTCCTCTGGATTGTATTTGGTTGCATTTTCGCCGGTGCCGTTCACGACTATTTCTCCGGCATGCTGTCGATCCGGCATCAGGGCAAATCAGTGCCTGAAGTCGTTGGCCATTATCTGGGTGAACCGGCGCGTAAATTCATGCGCGGTTTTTCGGTGGTACTGCTGGTACTGGTGGGTGTCGTCTTTATGATGGGGCCTGCTGGCTTGCTTGCAAACCTTGGCGGACAGGGCGTTCTCGCAAACACCAGTTTCTGGTTGGGCATCATTCTCTGCTACTACTTCGTCGCCACCGTGCTGCCCGTTGATAAAATCATCGCTAAAATTTATCCACTGTTTGGCGCAGCCCTTTTAATCATGGCGTTTGGCGTCGGTGGCATGACCATTATTAATGGGCTGCCGGTTCCTGAAATTGGTGCCGACCTCAGCCATCCTGGCGGTCTGCCCATTTTCCCAATGTTGTTCACCACCATCGCGTGCGGTGCCATCAGTGGCTTCCACGCTACACAGTCGCCTTTGATGGCTCGCTGCACTCAGAGTGAAACTCAGGGTCGTCCTATCTTTTACGGCGCCATGATTGCTGAAGGTGTTGTGGCACTGATCTGGGCTGCGGCTGCCATGTCCTTCTTCCCGAACGGAATCGAAGGTCTTAATGCTGTACTGTCTCAGGGTGGCGCAGGTCTGGTCGTGAAAGAAGTCTCTGTCGGTCTGATGGGCACTGTGGGTGGACTACTGGCCGTTCTGGGTGTTATTGCCTGTCCGGTAACGTCCGGCGACACCGCATTCCGCAGCGTACGCCTGATTATTGCTGACGCCATTGGTATCGAACAGACCAGCAAAGCAAACCGTCTGAAACTGACTATCCCTGTCTTTGCGGTTGGTTTTGCACTGACCTTTATTGACTTCGATATCATCTGGCGCTACTTCGCCTTCTCCAACCAGTCTCTGGCGACCATCGTACTGTGGGCATCTGCCGCTTATATGGTCACCCGTGATAAGAGCCACTGGTTCGTATCACTGCCAGCTATGTTTATGACGGCTGTCTGCACCACTTACATCCTGATGGCACCTGAAGGACTGTCTTTGTCCGCCGCTATTTCTTACCCAATCGGAATTACCGCAGCCATTGCTGCCATGGTCGCCTTCCTGATGAAAAACAAAGCAACTGCCACCGCAGGCTCTGCAGCCTGATTGATGACAGAGTGCGAAGCTCAGGCTTCGCGCTCTGCACTTGCCATTGCTTGTTAAGACTTCTGAACAATCACCATACTGGTTGGCTGATTAAACAATTTAAACCGGTCTAACTGCAAAGTATTCGCTTGAATATGGTGTACCATTTTTTTCTGAATCCATTCCGGCACCTCCCGCAATTCCCCTCCCAGAATGAAGCACCCCATATCCAGTAGCGCCCTGTCATCATCCCAGATATCTGAAAAATCCAGATAACCTGGCAATAACTCTTCAGTCGCATCAATATTCAATGCTTTCAGCTCAGCCATCAATTCCTGTGAACTGGCATGGTTATTCAAGCCATTGTCACGGCAAACCATCAGATCCATAAAATCGAGCTGCAATTTGTAAAAACCGGCTGGCGGCTGCAGAAAAATCACCAGCACACCTCCGGGCTTCAATCCCGCCAAAGCTGCCTGAACATGCAGACCCATTGGCTGCATCCAGTATAGAGAGTGCGACATCAGTACCACATCCCACTCAGGCTTTAATACGGTCTCGGAGGTAAAAGCCTCGCGCCACACACTCTGTTGTCTGGCAAGCTCTGGCGACTTTGCCTGAAGCGCCTGAAAATGATCCGGATTCGACTCATAAGCCCCATATAAATCCGGCCTTCTAAAAAGCTCAGACAGAACATCACCAATGAATATCCCACGTCCTGCACCTATATCCAGAAGTGAAAACGATTCAGGGCAATACCTGCTAATGGTACGAATCAAAGCCTGCTTCATAGGCTCGTATTCTCTGGA
Above is a window of Endozoicomonas montiporae CL-33 DNA encoding:
- a CDS encoding class I SAM-dependent methyltransferase, producing MGVFLSGSFWGGGYSVRSSFDLKAKTVKVESGQQIAQPAALSEARYAETFGLLVRVSREYEPMKQALIRTISRYCPESFSLLDIGAGRGIFIGDVLSELFRRPDLYGAYESNPDHFQALQAKSPELARQQSVWREAFTSETVLKPEWDVVLMSHSLYWMQPMGLHVQAALAGLKPGGVLVIFLQPPAGFYKLQLDFMDLMVCRDNGLNNHASSQELMAELKALNIDATEELLPGYLDFSDIWDDDRALLDMGCFILGGELREVPEWIQKKMVHHIQANTLQLDRFKLFNQPTSMVIVQKS
- a CDS encoding GNAT family N-acetyltransferase; translation: MMIASSRMYQAFSIELLTEQYVDEVASVVAKSFSNSSLVVAESDDMSDREFRDYLAYVALKCAKETSGLLARCSETGQLIGSLLACDLADTWGDKGFAYEAESDAMMSLLFTLNKAFFQDQSINKNEYMNFKFLAVSAEHGGKGIAAALVNEGVKMAAEKGFKFAHAEATGAASQRVFINKSGFDEKHEIDCCSFTFKGKTPFSSSVEGTTMKLVLKPL
- a CDS encoding carbon starvation protein A; translation: MTSFLISLAVLIGGYFIYGKLVEHWFGIEPDRKTPAVEFEDGVDFVPLPWYKIFLIQFLNIAGLGPIFGAIMGALYGPAAFLWIVFGCIFAGAVHDYFSGMLSIRHQGKSVPEVVGHYLGEPARKFMRGFSVVLLVLVGVVFMMGPAGLLANLGGQGVLANTSFWLGIILCYYFVATVLPVDKIIAKIYPLFGAALLIMAFGVGGMTIINGLPVPEIGADLSHPGGLPIFPMLFTTIACGAISGFHATQSPLMARCTQSETQGRPIFYGAMIAEGVVALIWAAAAMSFFPNGIEGLNAVLSQGGAGLVVKEVSVGLMGTVGGLLAVLGVIACPVTSGDTAFRSVRLIIADAIGIEQTSKANRLKLTIPVFAVGFALTFIDFDIIWRYFAFSNQSLATIVLWASAAYMVTRDKSHWFVSLPAMFMTAVCTTYILMAPEGLSLSAAISYPIGITAAIAAMVAFLMKNKATATAGSAA